Within Amycolatopsis sp. FDAARGOS 1241, the genomic segment GTCTCCCCGAAGTGTTTGACCAGGCCCTCGGCCGTGATCGCGTGTGACATGGTGTTTCCTCCTCCTGCGTCGCCCTCCGGAGAACACAGTGGACTTCGCACCTGTCAGCGCGCGCACACGGCGCTGACAGCGGCTGCCAGAACCGGTGTCGGCGCTGTGTGGAGGAGTTGTGGAGGTGTCGTGGCGCCGCGCGCGGGAGCCGCGGGAGTCGGCATACTCGGGGCGTGGTGATCAACGAACGGGTACGCCCTGCCAGGCGGCTGGTCACGGGCCTGCTGCTGGTGTTCGGCGTGCCCTTGCTGGCGATCACGACCTTGCGAGCGCTCGGTTTCGACGGTGGCTGGCACACGCTCATCCTGCTCGCGCTCACGCCGTACGCGGTCGTTTACGGTGCGTTGCTCGGCGGCGCCGCGCTGGTGCTGCGCCGCTGGTGGACGGGCGGGATCGCGCTGGCGATGACCGTGCTGCTGGCCGTGTTCGTCGCGCCGCGCGCGATGCCGGACCCGCAACCGACCGCGGCGGGGAAGTCGCTGCGCGTCATGTCGGCCAACCTGCACCTCGGTCACGCCGACGCGGGCGCGGTGGTGCGGCTGGTACGCGAGAACCGCGTCGACGTGCTCAACCTGGTGGAGCTGACGCCCGCCGAAGAGTCCGCTTTGGACGCGGCCGGGCTGTTCGCGCAGCTGCCGTACCGCGTCGTGCACGCCGCACCGGGCGCCGATGGCTCGGCGGTCGTGTCGCGCTACCCGCTCACGGAAAAGAACTACACCGGCGACTCGGCGGCCAAGCAGCCCGGCGCGGAAGCCGACCTCGGCGGCGGCACGGTCGTCGAGATCGTCGCCGTGCACCCGCAGTCCCCGGACACCGGCTCCGGCGAATGGGTGCGCCAGACCCGCGACCTCTCCCGCGCTGCCGGCGAACACGGCCTGCGCATCCTCGCCGGCGACTTCAACGCGACGCTCGACCACTCCGCGCTCCAAACCGTCCTGAGCCGCGGCTACCACGACGCCGCGGACGAACTCGGCGACGGCCTCCAGCCGACCTGGCCCGCGGACGCGCTCCCCGTGGTTACGCTCGACCACGTGCTGGTCGACAAGCGGGCGGCGGTGCGGGACTACCGGGTGCTGGCCGTCCCCGGCACGGACCACCGAGCCGTCTACGCCGAGGTGCAGCTGCCGTGACCGCCGAACTCCGCCCCGTCGCGGGCGAACGCGAGTACCCGCGGTTGCTGCAGGTTTGGCGCAGCTCGGTCGAAGCCACCCACGACTTCCTCACGCCGGCCGACGTCGAGTTCTTCGCCGAGCGCGTGCCCGCCTACTTCCCGGCGGTCGACCTGACTGTGGCGGTGGTCGACGGGGCTGTCGCGGGCTTCTCGGGCGTCGCCGACGGCGACCTCAGCATGCTGTTCGTGCACGCCGACTACCGCGGTGAAGGAATCGGTTCCGCGCTGCTGCGCAAGGCGTTCGCCCAGTTCCCGCAGCTGACGGTCGACGTCAACGAGCAGAACTCGCAGGCCGTCGGTTTCTACCTGCACCACGGCTTCGTGGTCGCGGGGCGCTCCGAGTTCGACTCGGAAGGCCGTCCGTTCCCGCTGCTGCACCTCAAGCGAGCTTGAGCAGCGTCTCCAAGGCCCCCGCGGCGATCGACACCCCGCGGCCGTGGCGGATCTGCGGCTCGCGCGGGTTGATGCGCACCAGCGCACCCGTCGCCGCGCTGGCGAGTTCGGAGTAGCGGCGGACGGTCGGCACGGCCTGGCCGGCGCCCAGCTCCACCACCACGAGGTCGCGGTTCGCGCGCCGCCACGCGGTCAGCTCCTCGAGCTGGGTGTCGCTGCGGTCGGGGACCCACGAGAAGTCCCCGAACATCAGGATGTTCGGCCGGGCCAGGCCGCCGCAGCGGGGGCACGATGGCAGCGGCGGGCGGGCCCGCATGGTCGTTTCGTCGATGTTCACCTCGACGCCGGCGGCGGACCAGATGTCGTCCGAGCACCCGGCGAGGCACTGCAGGTGGTGGATGGATCCGTGCGCTTCGGCGACGTGCGGGAACCCCGCTACCTGGAACTGGCCGTCCACATTGGACGTGAACACGCGCACGCCACCGGGTTTCGCCTGGCCCCACCGCAACAGCAGGGCGAACCCCTCGTGCGGCACCGTCGAGCGGTACAGCGCGAGCCGGTGGCCGTAGAAGCCCCACGCGAGTTCCGGGTCGTCCGCGAAGTGGCGCGGGTCGGCGATCTCCTCGAAGCTCAGGCCGAGCCCGGCGTACGGCGGGTAGGCGCGCCAGAACCCCTCGTCACCGCGGAAATCGGGCAGCCCGGAGTCCACGCCCATCCCGGCGCCGGCGCACACGAGGAGCGCGCCGGCACCGTGGACGAGCTCGGCGGCGTGCGCGAGGTCGTCACTCACCCGGCTTGGACGCCTGCACGACCTCGAACTCGAGCAGGGTCGCGCCGCTCGACACCGGCTTCGCGCGCTCACCCGAGTGGGCCTCGCGCGCGGGGCCCGCCGCCCACGCCTGGTAGTGCTCCTCCGACTCCCACTTCGTGTAGACGAAGTAGCGCTTGTCGCCGGAAACCGGGCGGAGCAGCTCGAAGCCGAGGAAACCGGGCTGGTTGTCCACGGCGTGCAGCCGCGCGGCGAAGCGCTTCTCCAGCTCGGGGCCGGCGCCTTCGGGAACTTCGATCGCGTTGATCTTCACCACTGCCATGACCCCAGCCTACTGTCGCCGGACGCGGCAGTCGCCGCCGGAAACCTGGCGCAAGTGGCCTGCTCGGGCGATTCGTGCCACGCTGGGGCACCTGGGGAAAACCATGAACTGCTGGCCAAGGACGTGCAGCGCATCATCAAGGCGACCGCCGATTCCGCGGCCGGTGAACACGCCGGCGAACTGGTCGACCCCGTCACCGCCCACCTCGGTGTGCCGCTCACGCAGGCGCTGGTGATCACGCGAACTACGAAGACTGGGAGCACGCCAACATCCAGGCGGGCGTCGATGCCTACCTGGCCGAACACGGCGTACTCACCGACTGGTTCGGCATCGCGGGTGGGCAGCGCGGCCACGAAGACCTCGTGGACATGCTGTTCGCCGCGCGCAGCCACCAGCTCTTCGAGCTGGGCGCCGTCGACTACACGACCGCGGCCGTCGGGCCCGACGAGGCCGTCGAGGTCGTGCAGTTGGGTCTCGGCGGCACCACCGCGCCGGACGGCACGCCCGTGCTGGTCGGCGTCCGCGGGGCGAACCCGCAGTACGGCCGGCTCCAGTGCCGCCTGGAGGTGATCGCGGGCGGGCGGCCCGCGGCCACGGCGGCGCGCGACCGCATCGAGCAGCTGATCGCGAAGCACGACATGCTGCAGGGCCAGGTCCTCGCGTTCGGCGTGAGCGAGCACCGCGGCAACGAGCTGCTCACGTTCCTGCCGCGGCCGTCGATCGACGCCGAGGAGGTCGTGCTGCCCGAAGGCGTGCTGGACGCGGCCGAGCGGCACACCGTCGGCATCGCCGAGCACGTCGGACGGCTGCTGGCGGCGGGCCAGCACCTCAAACGCGGGGTGCTGGTCCACGGCCCGCCCGGCACCGGCAAGACGCACACCGTCCGGTACCTGATGGGCCGGCTGCCGGGCAGCACGATCGTGGTCCTCACCGGCACCGCGATGCGGTTCGTCTCCAAGGCCGCGACGATCGCGCGGCGGCTGCAGCCGAGCGTCGTGGTGCTCGAGGACGTCGACCTCATCGCCCAGGAGCGCGACCACCGCATGGGCGGCACGCCGCTGCTGTGCAACCTGCTCGACGCCATGGACGGCGGCGACGCCGACGTCACGTTCCTGCTCACCACCAACCGCGCCGGCGACCTCGAAAACGCCCTGGCCGACCGGCCGGGCCGCGTCGACTCGCCGTCGAGATCCCGCTGCCCGACGCCGCCGGGCGCGCCGCGCTGCTGGAGCTGTACTCACGCGGGCTCAAGGCGACGGCCGACCTCGGCCCGGTCGTCGAGGCGACCGAGGGCGTCACGGCGTCGTTCGTGAAGGAGCTGCTGCGGCGCGCGACCCTGCGCAGCATCGCCGAGCGACCCGACGACGACGTCGTGGTCGGAGACGCGGAGCTCACGTCGGCGCTGGCCGAGATGAACGACGCCCGCAGCGCCCTGACCAGGTCGTTGCTGGGTGCTGCGAATCAGCGCCGCAGCGAACCGGGGTAGAGGTCGGCGTCGGTGGGCAGCCCGTCGCCGCGGAACCAGTCGTCGAGGAACGGCGTGAGGTTCTGCCCGGCGAGCCGGTTCACGAGCTGCTCGAATTCGGCCCACGTCGCGTTGCCGTGGCGGTGCTGGGTGGTCCAGTCGTGCAGCAGGGCGGTGAACGGGCCTTCACCCATCTTCCGGCGCAACGCGTGCAGCGCCAGGATGCCCTTGTCGTAGACGCCCTCGAACTCATGGCCGGCGCCCATGCCGACGAGCTTGCGGTTCCAGAAGTCCGTGCTGCCGTGGAAGATCTCGATGGCCGCGCGGTAGCGGTCGTCGAGGTTCTCGCCCTCGCGCTCGGACCACAGCCACTGCGCGTAGGACGCGAAGCACTCGTTGAGGCAGATGTCGGACCACGAATCCAGCGACACGGAGTCGCCGAACCACTGGTGCGCGTTCTCGTGCACCACGGTGAGGATGTCGGCCCACTTCGCGTACGTCGGGCGGGTCTGCGTTTCGAGGGAGAACTGGATGTCCTCGTTCAGGTAGATCCCGCCGGCCGCGCTCTGCGGGTACGGGCCGAACTTGCCGGCCAGGAACGCAATGATCTCCGGCAGACGGTCGCCGGTGGCGTCGTTGCCCTCGGCGCCCGGCGCGTACGCCGACACCACTGGGGTGCCGTCGGGCAGCGTCGCGCGCTTCACGGTGAACTTGCCGATCGCGATCGTGGTCAGGTAGCTCGCGACCGGGTCCGGCTCGGACCAGGTGGTGGTCGTCTTGCCGTCCTTCGCCGTGCTGCCCTGCTCACGGCCGTTCGAGAGGACGGTCCAGCCGTCGGGCACGTGGGCGGTCAGCGTGAACGTCGCCTTGTCCCGCGGAGTTTCGTTCACCGGGTACCAGAACGCGGCCGAATGCGGCTCACCGACCACGAACGCGCCGCCGTCGGCCGAGCGGCTCCAGCCGATCTCACTGCCGCCGGCGTGCGGCGTCTTCGCCGGGTCGCCCGAGTAGCGCACGCGCGTGCGGAAGGTCGAGCCCGCCGGCACCGGCTGCGCCGGCGTGACGACCAGTTCGAACTCCTTCTCCCGGCTGAACTTCGCGGGCTTGCCGCCGACCTCGACCGAACGCACGTCGAGCCCGCGCAGGTCGAGGTCGAAACGGTTGAGGTCCTGCGTGGCCTTCGCGGTGACGGTGGTGTCGCCGTCGAGGTGGTCGCTCGCCGGGTCATAGCCGACGTCGACGTGGTAGTCGAGCGCGTCGTAGCCGCCGTTGCCGTCGTCGGGGTAGTACGGGTCGCCCGCGCCGCTCGCGCCCGCGGACGGGTTCAGCGGTTGCGGCGTGTCTGTTTTGTCCGCCGTGCACGCGGACAGCACCAGCACACCGGCGAGGACGAGGGCGAGCGGGCGGTGGCTGCGCATCCTTCGACTCTATGTGTTCGGATGTGCTGAGGTGATCGAGCGAGCGAGGGGAGACGTCGTGCGACCTGGCGTGATCCACTTCGGTGGCGAGCCGGACACGGGCGTGTCGGTGCTTCTGCTCCACGGGCTGATGGGCCGCGCCCGCACGTGGTGGCCCGTCGCGCAGTGGCTCAAGCCCTACGGGTGCGTCCACGGCCTCGACGCCCGTGGCCACGGCCGGGCGCCGAAGACCGGGCCGTGGACCACTGAGCAGTTCGCCTCCGATGTGGCCGAAGTCCTGGCGGAACTCGGTCCTTCCGTGCTCATCGGCCACTCCATGGGGGGCCTGCACGCCTGGGCGACGGCGGCCGAGTACCCGGAACTCGTGCGGGCCGTCGTGAGCGAAGACTTCGCCCCCGACCAGCGAGGCCGCACCGTCGAAACCTGGCGCGGCCACTTCGAGAGCTGGCCCGTGCCGTTCGAATCCCTCGCCCACGTGCGGGCGTTCTTCGGCACCGCGGGTGATTACTTCACCGAATGCGTCGAGGAACGCGAAGACGGCTACCACCTCATCGCGGACCTGGAGGCCCTCTACGAAATCGCCGCCGAATGGGGTCGCCGCGACTACTGGTCCACAGTGGAGGCGATCCGCTGCCCGCTGCTGCTCGTCGAAGGCGAGCACACGGCGATGCCCGCGGGCCAGCAAGCGGAGGTCGCCGCGCGCGTGCCGGGCGCCCGCCACCTCGTCGTGCCCGGCTCCGCACACCTGCCACACGCCGAAGCTCCGCGGGTGTACCGCGGGGCCGTGGAGGCGTTCCTCGCCGGGTTGTGAAAAAGGGGCTGCGAAAAAGCAGGCTGTGAATAAGCCGGCGGGTCCCGTGCACCGCCCTCGCCGGCGCGCACGACCCGCCGGGGTCAGTGGGCGAGTTCCGTCCGCCACGCCGCCGCGGCCTTGCCCGGCGGCACGATCAGCGGCCACACGTCCGAGCCGAGGAAACCCGACTCGTCGGCCGCGCGCGCCGCCGTGCAGGAAGCACGCGACAGCCCGTGGGCGGCGGCCAGCCGGGTCACCGCGTCGGTTGTGGACCGTCCGAACACCCCGTCCACCGGGACGCCGTAGCCGGCGGCGCGCAGGAAGCGTTGTGCGGTCTGCACCTTCGGCCCGGCCTGCCCCGGTTTGAGCAGCGGCCACTCGGGCACATCGGCCCGTGGCGCCGCGACGCCGAGCACCCGTGAGACGGCCGTGCGCAGCTCCGGGAGCCGGTCGTAGAGCACCTGGCCGCAGCACTCCGTCGAGTTGAAGTCACGGTGGCCCTTGATGAAGCTCGGCGCGATGCCGTACTGATCGGCGATGTAGGCGACGAGCGACACCAGCGAGTTC encodes:
- a CDS encoding endonuclease/exonuclease/phosphatase family protein: MVINERVRPARRLVTGLLLVFGVPLLAITTLRALGFDGGWHTLILLALTPYAVVYGALLGGAALVLRRWWTGGIALAMTVLLAVFVAPRAMPDPQPTAAGKSLRVMSANLHLGHADAGAVVRLVRENRVDVLNLVELTPAEESALDAAGLFAQLPYRVVHAAPGADGSAVVSRYPLTEKNYTGDSAAKQPGAEADLGGGTVVEIVAVHPQSPDTGSGEWVRQTRDLSRAAGEHGLRILAGDFNATLDHSALQTVLSRGYHDAADELGDGLQPTWPADALPVVTLDHVLVDKRAAVRDYRVLAVPGTDHRAVYAEVQLP
- a CDS encoding acetyltransferase, yielding MTAELRPVAGEREYPRLLQVWRSSVEATHDFLTPADVEFFAERVPAYFPAVDLTVAVVDGAVAGFSGVADGDLSMLFVHADYRGEGIGSALLRKAFAQFPQLTVDVNEQNSQAVGFYLHHGFVVAGRSEFDSEGRPFPLLHLKRA
- a CDS encoding Sir2 family NAD-dependent protein deacetylase yields the protein MSDDLAHAAELVHGAGALLVCAGAGMGVDSGLPDFRGDEGFWRAYPPYAGLGLSFEEIADPRHFADDPELAWGFYGHRLALYRSTVPHEGFALLLRWGQAKPGGVRVFTSNVDGQFQVAGFPHVAEAHGSIHHLQCLAGCSDDIWSAAGVEVNIDETTMRARPPLPSCPRCGGLARPNILMFGDFSWVPDRSDTQLEELTAWRRANRDLVVVELGAGQAVPTVRRYSELASAATGALVRINPREPQIRHGRGVSIAAGALETLLKLA
- a CDS encoding antibiotic biosynthesis monooxygenase, with translation MAVVKINAIEVPEGAGPELEKRFAARLHAVDNQPGFLGFELLRPVSGDKRYFVYTKWESEEHYQAWAAGPAREAHSGERAKPVSSGATLLEFEVVQASKPGE
- a CDS encoding ATP-binding protein produces the protein MLFAARSHQLFELGAVDYTTAAVGPDEAVEVVQLGLGGTTAPDGTPVLVGVRGANPQYGRLQCRLEVIAGGRPAATAARDRIEQLIAKHDMLQGQVLAFGVSEHRGNELLTFLPRPSIDAEEVVLPEGVLDAAERHTVGIAEHVGRLLAAGQHLKRGVLVHGPPGTGKTHTVRYLMGRLPGSTIVVLTGTAMRFVSKAATIARRLQPSVVVLEDVDLIAQERDHRMGGTPLLCNLLDAMDGGDADVTFLLTTNRAGDLENALADRPGRVDSPSRSRCPTPPGAPRCWSCTHAGSRRRPTSARSSRRPRASRRRS
- a CDS encoding M1 family metallopeptidase, translating into MRSHRPLALVLAGVLVLSACTADKTDTPQPLNPSAGASGAGDPYYPDDGNGGYDALDYHVDVGYDPASDHLDGDTTVTAKATQDLNRFDLDLRGLDVRSVEVGGKPAKFSREKEFELVVTPAQPVPAGSTFRTRVRYSGDPAKTPHAGGSEIGWSRSADGGAFVVGEPHSAAFWYPVNETPRDKATFTLTAHVPDGWTVLSNGREQGSTAKDGKTTTTWSEPDPVASYLTTIAIGKFTVKRATLPDGTPVVSAYAPGAEGNDATGDRLPEIIAFLAGKFGPYPQSAAGGIYLNEDIQFSLETQTRPTYAKWADILTVVHENAHQWFGDSVSLDSWSDICLNECFASYAQWLWSEREGENLDDRYRAAIEIFHGSTDFWNRKLVGMGAGHEFEGVYDKGILALHALRRKMGEGPFTALLHDWTTQHRHGNATWAEFEQLVNRLAGQNLTPFLDDWFRGDGLPTDADLYPGSLRR
- a CDS encoding alpha/beta fold hydrolase, with translation MIHFGGEPDTGVSVLLLHGLMGRARTWWPVAQWLKPYGCVHGLDARGHGRAPKTGPWTTEQFASDVAEVLAELGPSVLIGHSMGGLHAWATAAEYPELVRAVVSEDFAPDQRGRTVETWRGHFESWPVPFESLAHVRAFFGTAGDYFTECVEEREDGYHLIADLEALYEIAAEWGRRDYWSTVEAIRCPLLLVEGEHTAMPAGQQAEVAARVPGARHLVVPGSAHLPHAEAPRVYRGAVEAFLAGL